The segment GTCCATCCACCGACGCATCTGGCGAACGTACACGAGCCGTAACTCCGCGCGAGCCTTCTCCGTGATCGTGTCGTAGCCCGTCCGCGAATCCCGGTACACGATCGCGTCCCGCCGGTCCCTGAGTCGCTGTTTGAGCGTCGAGAACACGTCGTCGTCCGTCGCCATGTCCATCCGAGAGACCTCCATCGTCGCCCAATCCGCGGTCGAACTGTTCACGCGGTCGTTCGTCTCCGTGATCTCTGCCCGCAGCCAATCCCTGACCTCCCCGCGCTCCCCGTCCTCGAACAGCTCACTGGGACCGAGGACGATCTTGTCGTCGTCGTTGACGACCTTCGACCGCAGGGCCCCCTCGCCGTGAACGTCCTCCGGCGAGATGTCCTCCAGCTCCGACTCGACGGAACTCGCGCCTCCGACCGAAAGGACCGTCGTGAGCGCTCGCTCAGGGACGTCGTCGAAGTACCGCGGTGGCCGGCCGTCTGCGTCCGAAGGCCCACCCTCGTAGATGTTCGACACGCCCTTGTCGGCGATGATGGACCGCTCGCTGTGGTTTGCCTTCGTGGTGACCTCCACCTCGTACGTGACCGAGGACGTCGACTCCCGCGTCTCGGTCGGGCCCAGGTCCTCCGGGCCGTCGTACTCCCACACCTTCGTCCGCTTGTACGACTTCTCCACCGTGACCGCGACCGTGTGGAGGTCCTGCCACGAACTGTCCGCGCTACCGTCCATCCTCGAGCGCTTCTCGACGGAGATGGACTTGTCCGTCCGGACCTTGTTGTCGCTGTCGACGCTCCAGTTCTCCGAATCCTCGAACGACGGCGTGGTGACGGTGGGGTTCTCACTTCCGCTCGAGGACGTCCTGACGTCAGATCCGATGTCGACCTCGTACGTCCGGTCGATGATGTTGTCGAGAACGTCCGTCTCGAAGTTCGAGTCCGGCATCTCCATCTCGTTGTCGCCGGAGACGGCGTCCTTGTCGCTGTTCGGTGGTTCCTGACTGTCACCAGCTCCGTCCTCCGACCAATCCTGATCGTTCTGTTTCCACTCGTAGCTCCGACTGAGCACCCAGTTGTAGGACGGGTTCGAGAAGTTGCGGATGTGGACCGTCGTTTGCTTGTTCAACTGGTCGCGTGCCTCTCCAGCCATCCCGCCACCCCCGATCTCATCGAGGAGTTCGGTGAGGCTCTTGCGTTCGCCGCTGGGGCCGCCGACGATGAACTGGGTCGCTCGGCACAGGTCCTTCGGGCTCGACTCGACGTACCTGTCCTTCATCTTCTTCTTCAGGTCGAAGAGCTTCCCGCCGGTGCGCGCGAACAGGCAAGTCCAGGCACCGGCCATCGCGTTCCTCGCACCTTCGTCGCTCGTCCCGAAGACGTTCTTCTGAACGCCGTAGACGGCATCGTTCGCGAAGATCTCCGCCTCGTAGTTCTCGACCATGCTCGGGAAGTCCGCTTCGGCATCCTTGACTGGGGCAAACGTCGATTCCTTGTTTACCCGCTCGTAGTACGCCTTCGCGTAGGCGAGCGGGTATATCCGGGCCGCGAACTGGCGTCCGAACCCGTTCATGCCGTCCGCCTCGAAGAACCCCATGTCGAGTCGCTTCTCGTACTTCACGGTCCGGTTGTGGAGTGCGAACGCGGTGCTCGGGACCGTGAGCGAGATCTCTCGCGTCCGCGTGTCCTTCGTCCCATCCTCCCTGATTGCGGTGACGGAGACGTCCTCGACCGTCACCTCGACCTCGCCCGTCTCCACGTCGTCCTCGTCGGACTCGATTCCGGCGGTGAGTTCCACGCGATCGATCGCGGCCTCGAGTTCCTCCTGCGAGTAACTGACGTCCGGCGTCGAACTCACGGTCCGGACGTCGCCCTGGAACGTCTGCCCGGTCGAAGCCAGCTGCTCCTGCACGGCGAGGTAGATTCGGAGCTTGACGTACCGCCGGAAGACGTGCCGGTCGTACTCGTACGAATCATCGTCCATCCCAGCGGACCCGGCGTCGAACGCTTCGCCGGCTGGACCGTCGGAGGGCTCCGTCACCGGCTTCCTGGCTGCCTTCTTCAACGCCTGCTTCGCAGCACTCTGAACGGCCGTTCTAGAGAGGGCCTCGGTCTGTCGGAGCGCCTCCGCCGTCGACGTGGACTGTTCGGCCGTCGACTCCGGCTGGGTTTGCTTGACGGCGACGACCGCGACGCTACTCACAAGGAGCAGGACGCCGATGATGGCGAACGGCACGCGCGCGCTGTCGTCCGATGCGATAGTGATGGTGTTCCGGCGGCGTTTACTCATGTGTCGGTGAGGGAAGTCGGTAGTCCTGTTGGAGTCGTTCGCATGCTGTTCACCACGTTCGGACGACGACGACGACGTGTCCGGTCTGAATGGCGTCCGCGAGCGTCTGCCCGGTCACGGTATCCATCTCGTCGAAGTACTTGTCGTCGAGCTCTTCGAGGACGATCTCTTCGAGCTCGTCGACGACCTCCTCGTTCGCTTGCGCTGCGTCTGCGACGTCGCGCTCGTACACTGGTGCACCGTACGGCCCAGTCGAATACTTGAAACTGCTCGTCTCGGGGTACGACTGCAGGATATTTCGCATCCGTTTGTACCGGTATCGGGCGAGTGACCCCTGGAAGCCGCGTTTCTCGATGGCGAGCTGCGTGGCTGTCGGTGGGAACTGCCCGTCGACGATGGTTTCGGCGACGAGGGTGGCGACGGCCCGTTTCCCACCTCGATCGTACGCTCGCTCGATGCGGGCGTCGGTCAGCCGGTCCATGCCGCTGTCGACGCGGATCGTCGTGGTACTGACGTCGGCGTCGCCGGGCGGGGTGGGCCCCGCTTCGATGCGACCTTGGATGTCCGACCGGTTGTACGGCCGCCAGAGTGCAACGACGTGCGCGTTCTCGTTCGTGCCGGTGACGCGCTCGTTTACGCCCGCTTCGACGGCTTCGACGTACGGCTCGCTCCCCTCGTTGAGGGGAGTGCGGTCGCCAGGGGTGTCGAACGTAACGCTTCGGACGGTGGCGTCCGCCACGAGTTCGACTGCAGTGCCGTGATTCCGTCGGCTGTACTCGTAGTACTCCTCGTCCTCGAACTGGTCACTGTTCTCGAGCGACTCGAGCGAGTACTCGGCGGTGATGGTGGTCGCGGAGAGCGTCTGTGCGAGTTCGTCGGGGTTTCGGGTCTCAGTGGGTTGATCGTCCTCGCCGAGGAAGACGACCATCGTCGCGATCGATGCGGTGACGAGGAGGAGTGCGAGTGCGACGTCGACGACCGTACTCACCGCTCTGTTCTCGGGTCTCATTTGCGCCACACCACCACGTTGAGGCGGGCGCTCCGCACCCGCCCGTCGTCGGTCTGATAGGGGATCGAGCGGCTCGCGAAGTCCGCAACGCCGACGAGGTCGGAGACGGTTACCGAACTCGCATCGTCACTCGACCCGTACAGCGCTTCCTCCTCTTGCTCCCAGCCGCTGTCTTCGAGGACAGTGACGTTCACGTACACGTTGTACTGGGTCGGGATTGCGGAGTCCGGGAGGGTCGTGGCCGCAAGTTCGCCCTCCGTGTAGACCGAGTCCTCACCGATAGTGTGCCAGACGTTCTGGAGCGTCGGTTCGCTCACGTCCCGATCCGTTCGCGTGTCCATCACGTCCGTGAAGAACCCGCCGTAGACGCCGATCGCGAGTGCGATCGTCGAGATGGCGATGAGTGCGGCGAGCGGTTCGGTCTGGCCGCGGGTCGTTCCGTCAGGCGAGTACGAGAATGACAGAGTAATCACCCCAAGTTACCTTGCGTACTTCGAGCGTCCCGCTCGCGGACGTGAACACGCGTCCGTCCGCATCGCGGACGTGGCCCTGTGCGGCCTCGACGGCGGCCTCGAACGCGGCCTGGTCTGCGAAGACGTCCTTCGGCGAATCGCCGTGGACGACGGCGGCCAGATCCTCGTCCGGCCAGGCCGGTGCCATGGTCCCGAACCGGACGAGTGCGCGGGACGTCCCACCGTCGTTCTTCAGGACGACGGTGTCTCGGTTCACCCAGTAGCGGTCGGCGTCGTGTTCGTATCGAGCGGTGCCGCCGTACGGTTGTGCGCCGACCTTGTCGATCGTGTTCGCGACGCCGTTCGCGTTCGGTGGTGGCGTCGAGGGGATCGAGAGCGCCAGCCCCATCGCTGCGATACTGAAGATGGCGACGCCGATGAAGACGTACCATCCGTCGGCGGGCGCCTCGAAGTCCATGAGTGATTTCTACGCCCGCAATTATTTAAACTTACATACTATCTTTCCCAGATAATAATAAGTGGGCCGCGGGTGGCGCTCGGCTGTGACGGGTCCGGGACGAGCAGACGAGACGCCCGGTCAACCGATGAGGCCGTTCGTGAGGAGGAACGTCCCCGTGAACAACAGCATCGCGGTGAACAGCGCCTTCCCGACTGCGCACCCGACGAGCGTCCGGTCGAGTCCGTGCTTGAGACCGACCGAGAGCGTCGTCAAGATGACGGACATCATGAGGACGTACGCGCCGACGACGATGGCCAGGCTCTCCGTCGGGAACGCCACAGTGGCTTGCGAACTCGCCGCGCCCGCCGAGTTCGCCGCCTGCCCCGCCGCGTCCACGCTCCCGGATGCGACCTCCGCACTACCCGACATCGACAGGCTCGCACCTTGACTCCGCGATTCGATGACCTTACTCAGTGCGATGGTCGCACCGGCGATGATCGGCCCGAAGAACGACGCCGTCTGATCGAGCGTTCCCGTCACCATCGAGAGCTGTCGTTTCGCCTCCCGCTCGACCTCCTGGAGTTCCTCCAGGTGGTCCGCCATCGCGACCACCGCCCGGCCCGCTGGCTTCCCCTCGTTCGACGCGATAGACAGCAGCGCTGCCGTCCCGTTCGCTCGCGGACTCGGAACGTCGTTGAGCGCGCCGTACGCTCCGTTGAACGCCTCGTCGACGTCGACGTGCAGTCGACGTTGCACGCCCGCAGCCTGCTCGAACAGGTCGCCGGTCTCGGCCGGGACCTTGTCCGCGGCCTGCTCTAGGCCCGCTTCGACCGATTCGCCCTCCGACACCTGTCGGCCGACGAGGTAGAGCGCGTCCACGAGGTGCTTCTCGATGGCGCGAACGTGATCGCCGACCGACTTGATCGGCTTGAAGTAGAGGTAGAGTGCGACTCCCGGCCCGATCCCCAGTGCCACGATCGGTGCCAGGTACCCGACGGCGAACGCCTGCACGCTCGCGAACGCGGCCGCTGCGGACCCGCCGGCGGCGAGCGCGATGAGCGCGAGGTTCTGATTCACGTCCGGATGGGAGCGAGTGACTTGCGGCGGCGGGAACGCAGCGGGTCGCCGCTGCAGTAACCACACGCTCGTCACCACGAGCATCGTCGGCAGGAGGACGTCGTAGAGCAGGACGTACGCGCCGATACCCGGCCGGATGTCCGCCATACGCATCGCGGGGAGGAGCGCGACGAGCGCCAGCGGGAGCATCACGCCGAACGCGTAGAGCGCAGTCGTCGGGCCACGGATCTGCTCGGTGAAGTCCGCCATCTGCTCGCGAGTCCCGGTGAGCACGGCGTGCAGCGACCGTTCGAGCGTCCGGCCGCGTTCGCCCTCCGGTGCGTCTTCGGCGGTGGAGAGCAAGTGCGCGGACCGGCGAAGTGCCGGGAACTCCTCCGCCCATTCGTCCGCGAACGAGAGCAGTCCGGATTCGGCCGTGCCGAGGGACTGATCGATGTGCGCCTGCAGGCTCTTCGCGAGCGGCCCGTACCCCGTCTCCGCCGCGAACCGAATCGCCGTCTCAGTCGAGGGCTGGATCTGCATCCGGAGGACCGCCCGCCCGATGAGGTCGGGCGTCTCACCGAGCGCTCGCGTTCGCCGGAACGCGGCGAGGAGACGCGGGAACGAGTGAACGACCTGGATCGCGCCGAGAGCGGCAATGAACGAGAACAGGAACACGCCCCAGAGGGGAATCGGGAGCGCCAGCAGCGGAAGGACCACCAGCAGCGTCACGATGCCGGCACCGTAGCCGCTCCGGACGACGGTTCTCGCGTCCACGGGCGACTCGACGAACGCCAGCGATTCGATCAGCTCCTGGCTCGCTTCGACCTCGTATGGGTACAGTTTCGCGAGGAACCGGACGGTGCGCTCCGTTCCGGACATCGGTCACTGACCTCGCGTCGCGTACGCGGCAGCGACCTCGGACGGAGCGGTCCGCCTGTCCGCGGCGATGTCCTCGAGTTCCGCGGCGCGTTCGGCGACGTCGGCGCGGAGGTCCGCGTACGACTCCGCCGGACCCGTCAACCGGTTCAGGAACCGGCTCTTCCCGCGGTCCACGCGGTCCGTCGACACCGCCTGGTCACCGTCGATCTCGTAGAGCGGCGCGAACCGGATACCGTCGTCGTCCACGATCACCTCCTCGATCGCGGAAAGCCGTCGTTTCCGGCCGTCGGGCGTCCTGTACGCTTGCACGGTCACGACGAGGTCGGTCGCGCCGAACGACGACGGCTCGACGCCGAGGTCGGAGACGACGCGTTCGTACACGTCCTCCGCGCCGTCCCCGTGAATCGTCCCGAGCACCGCGTTCGCGTTCGCACCGACGCGCATCGCCTCGTACAGCACCTCCGCTTCCTCGCCGCGGATCTCGCCGACGACGAGCGCCCCGTCACCGAGCCGGAGCGCCGTCCGGAGTGCATCCGCCGCAGTGATCTCCGGACCGTCTCCCGTCCCCGTCCGGAGCGCCTGCACGTCCCGATCGACGTTCTGGAGTTGCGTGACCGGCAGTTCGGGCGTGTCCTCGATGACGACCGTTCGCGTATCCGGCGTCAGCTCGTACAGGAGCGTTCCGAGCAGCGTCGTCTTCCCCGCACCACGAGTCCCCGCGATGAGTGCCGCGGCGTTCCGCTGGATCGCCACCGACAGGAACGCCGCCGCTTCCGACGGCATCGTTCCGTTCGCGACGAGCTCGGGGAGCGTGAACCGGTCCTCGGCCTGTTCGCGGAAGGCGAACGCCGTCCCTTCGGCGACCGGGGATTTCACGCCCGCGACGCGGACGCCGGTCCCACGGTCCAGCGTCGCCGTCGCGTCGACGGTCGGCTGCGCGCGAGAGAACGCACGCCCGCTTATCTTCCGGATGCGGGACGCGAGCGCACCGCCACCCTCCGGCGTCAGGTGAACGTTCGTCGTCATCGACTGCCCGTCGACCACGACCCGGAGCGGGTTCTCGCCGACGGGGGACGTCACGTACACGTCCGTGACTCGCGGATCCGCGAAGAGGTCCTCGAGGATGCCGTACCCTTGCGTGTGCTTCGAGACGACCGCAGCGAGGCGCGGTTCCACCGATTCGTCCGTCACGTACTCCAGCGCGCGAGACGCCGCCCGCTCACCCGTCACTTTCCCGTTCGCGATCGCTTCGTAGCATTCGAGCAGGAGCGTCCGTTGTTTCGCCGACAGCGACGTGTCCACGACGTCGACCGCGTACAGCGGAACGCTGTTCGGGCGTTCGTACACGCGGGCTTCGCTCCCGGTGTCGAGGGACTCCATGTCCTCGAGCCTCGCACCGTCGTCGATGGATTGCCGGACGAAGTAGTGCCCGACGCTCAACCCGACCCCGGGGTCGAGTGCGGCTTCGAGGCTCTCGATGCCGTCCGCCGCACGCGTCAGCCCGGACTGGCGACCGATCTCAGCGATCGGCCCGACGCGCGTCTCGATCCGTTCCGCGACGGCGAGCGGGTCGACTTGCACGAGCTCCGCGAGCCGTTCGTCGCGGTTCTCGACGAGCCGGTGGAATTCGGCAGCGGCGGAGAGCACCCGCACGCCATCGCCAGCGTATCGATGCTGGAGGCCCTGTGACTCGACGAAGATGCGCTCGATGGACCGCTCGGTCATCCCCGAGATGGCCGTTCGGCGACAGGCGTCCGCGGTCGCGAGGTCGCCGTCGCAATCGCTCGCGTCCACGTGCGCCGTCGTGCCGTCTATGGAGACCGTGCACGCACAGTCCGCGGCCGAATCGGACGACCCGAACCAGTCCGCGACCGCGTTCAGGCCCAAGCGTTCGAGCATCGACGAATCGTCAGAAGCGTTCTCTTCCTCGCTCATGGATGTCGATCAGAGGCGTTCGATGACGACGACCGGATAGCCCTCGTCGGGGTGGCGTTCCAGCGTCAACCGGAACCGGTGTTCGCCGGTTATCTGTCCGTACTCGATGCTCCCGTAGTCCGGGCCGACCAGCGGCGCTTCGACGTGAACGACCTTCGTCTGCCGGCCGTCGACGCTGTACCTGATGACGGTGTGGTTCGTCGCGACCGGTTCGATGGTGAACGACGAGACCGGGTCGAGGGTCAGGCCGTCGGTCGGGAGCGACACCGAGACGAGTCGACGCGGGCCGGTCACTCCCTCCGGCGGTGCGTCCTCGGCGACGTACAGGGACTTCGCCGCGTGTTCGATCTCGGCGGCCGTCGCTTCCGCCTGTTGGTCGCCGCGCGCTCCGGCGGCCTGGTCGATGGCCGGCACTGCGACCGCGAACAGCGCGACCGTGATGAGGACGGCGAGGATCGTCCGGATCACGACAGTGACGAGCGAAGCGACCCGAAGAAGCCACCGTCGTCGTCGTCGGCGTCGGCGTCCGTGGTCGTGCCGTCTTCGGGAGCGTCGTCGCGTTCCGCGTCCTCTCCGAACCGCTGTTCGATGGTTCGGTCGTCCGCACCCTCCCGTTGGTCGTCACGCGACCGGTCGCCTGCGACGTCGCGGTGCCCGTTCGAACCGTCGACGGAGCTGTTCGCGGTCGCGTCCGGGGGCTGCTGTCCACCGGTGGATCCGTTCGCGGGTCCGCGTTCGGGGCGACGGGGCGAGGCCGCGTCGTCGGCGCGGTCGTTCCGCGTCCGCCGACCACCTTCGTCTGGACCGGTGTTCGACGCGTGGGGAGGCTGGCTGGGCGATGTGGCGTTCCCCGACCCCGCACTGCGTGCGTTCGCGTCGTCCTCCGGGAAGAGGTCGTCCACGGTGTCCGACACGGACGACCCAGCGGTCGACGGCGAACGGGACCGCGACGCGTCCGGCGTTCGGTTGGCGTCGGTCGACCGGTCGCCTGCGCTCTCGTTCGACGGTTCTCGACGGTCGCCGTCGCTGCCCGGTGCCCCCTCAAGTTCGGCGAGTCGGTCCTCCAGGCGGTCGACGGTCGCGAGCGCCGCACTCGCCTGGTCCGCCACGTCGTCGTTCACCGACTGGACGTTCGACACGTACCCGCCGAGAGCCTGCGACCGACCTTCGAGCTTCGCCAGGCGATCCTCGACCTCGGCCAGGCGTTCCTCGACCTCCTCGAACTGGTCGGCCAACGCAGCCACGTCCGCGAGTTCGTCCAGTTCGTAGTCGCCGTCGACGACGGTCCGTTCGACGGCGGTTAATCGTTCTTCTATGCGGTCGATATCGGTCATGGTTCTATTTCTCAGCCCTTCGTATTTAAAGTCCAACTCGTTCCGGCGTCGACGGTGCGAACGCGGCCACGCGGAACGAACAGCAAACCCCTGGAGGCAGCGAACCACTGATGGGATCGAGTCGACCGCAGCGGTTCCATCAGACGTCCGCGTCGCTCGCGTTCGGATCGTCCCCGCCGTGGGGCGTATCGCGCCAGCGGATCTTCGCCGTGTGAACCGTCTCGGTCGCGTCGTCGACGATGAGGACCTCGCCCGGTACGGTCGGCATCCGTTCGTCGAGCCCGCCGTCCATGTACGTCGGTTGCGCGGACCGGAGGGCGTCGAGGTCCGTCGTGGACGTCAGTCGATGCGAGATGATGACGTCGGACTGCGAGATCGCTACCTCGGGGACGACGCTCGGCCGCTGCGTCGCCATCACGATACTCACGCCCGGTGCGCGCCCTCGCGTCAGGATCATCTCGAGGGCGGCCTCGGCGACGCCGTCGAAGAACGCGTGCGCCTCGTCCAGGAGCAACCACGGGAGTCGCTCTATCTCTTCGTCGATGCGCGCCCGATAGAGCGCTTCGCCGATACCGCGGCAGACCGCGTTCATCGGGGCGTGATCCAGGCCGGAGACGTCGACGACGGTCACCGCCGAGCTCGCGAGGTCGGCGGCGTCGAGACCGTCGGGGTCGAAGACGTCCCAGGCGTCAGCGAGGTCAAGGTGGTTCTTCGCCGCTCGCTCGTCGGCTTCCTTCGCGTCCGCCTGCGCGACGTGCTCGCGCATCCCCGCGATCGAGTCCGCGGACTGCGCGGCCTGCCAGACGAGACCGCCAGCGCCGCTCTCGGGCGCGAGGTCGAGGAGCGCGCACCACGAGCGCGGGTCGAGCGAGTTCGGCGTGACCGACGGGTTCGAAATCACGTCCGCGGGCACGGGGTTCGCGTCGTCCTCGGCGGGCTCCGCGAGCGTGGTGAACACGCCCATCGGGTCGACGACGACCGGCGCGACGCCGTAGCCGCGCGCGAGTTCCTCCGCGACGACGCCGAGCGTGAACGACTTCCCGTATCCGCGCTTCCCGACGACGAGCGAGGCGTGCGGGCCGTCAAGGTCGAGGTGTAGCGGTGCGCCGCTACTCCCGTCGAGCGCCCGGTACGTCCCGAGGTACCCGGTCGGTCGGTCGTCGTCCTCGTCGTCACCGCGGCCAAGTACGAACGTCACACCCGATACTAAATTTCGCCCCATTTCTATCTTTCCATTAAGACTTTAAATACGATGGCGAAACGAATCGAACTATGCGGAAGACAAGCACCCTGCGCGAGGACGATCGAGCGATAGAAGGGCTCCCGATCCGCCTCATCATCGCCCTGGTCGTCGGCGTCGCGAGCCTGACGCTGATGATGGGCATGCTCGGCGGCTTCGGCGGCGGCCTCCAGAAAGAGGAAGTCAGTGCGGAGTTGAGCGACGAAGTCGTCCAGCAGAGCAACGGCGACACCGTAACGGTCACTGTCGTGAACGAGAAAGGCGAGAAAGTCGAGGGCGCAACCGTCCTCATCAAGAGTGGGACGGCAACGGTCCCCGGGGGTTCGACGGACATATCGAATACTGGGACTGGGACGTTCGAGATAACGACGAGTACGATCAATAATATCGACTTGAACAAACAGAACCAGGGGAAGATCATCATCGAGGTCATTCCGCCATCTGACGGGAATTACAAGAACGACGAGGACGACGGCGGCGTCGTCGTGCTCGACCCCTAAGGGTTTCGCCAACCCCTTATTAACCCCTGAAGTTTTATCGTGAAATTTATTAGAATACTTCTTAGTGGTTGATACATGAAAGGCGAAAATTTACGGCGTTTGCGCGTCCTCTTTGTCGTCGTGCTCGTGACGGTGTCGATGGTGGCACCGGTCCTGGCGATGGAGACGGACCAGGCGAATCAACCGACAGAAAACCCGGCGCCGTCGGCAGCGACCCTTGACGCGGCGTTCGAGGCGATGGAGGGCTTCGGCACGGCGGACGACCCGTACGTCGTGACGAATCTCACGCAGCTGCAAGCGATGGACGAGGACCGTTCGGCGCACTACGCGCTCGGTAACGACATCGACGCAACCCCGACCGAAGAGTGGAACTACGGTGGCGGGTTCGAGCCTATCAGCACGACCAAAGACCCGTTCACCGGGTCGTTCGATGGCCGGAATCACACGATTACGGGGCTCTACATCGATCGACCCAGTGCCCGCTTCGTCGGTCTCATCGCCAACACTGAGGGCTCCGGAACAGTTCTCGAGAACGTCCAGATCGTCGACGCGACGGTTACGGGCGAAGGGTACGTTGGCATCCTGGTTGGTT is part of the Halorubellus sp. JP-L1 genome and harbors:
- a CDS encoding ComEC/Rec2 family competence protein; amino-acid sequence: MSKRRRNTITIASDDSARVPFAIIGVLLLVSSVAVVAVKQTQPESTAEQSTSTAEALRQTEALSRTAVQSAAKQALKKAARKPVTEPSDGPAGEAFDAGSAGMDDDSYEYDRHVFRRYVKLRIYLAVQEQLASTGQTFQGDVRTVSSTPDVSYSQEELEAAIDRVELTAGIESDEDDVETGEVEVTVEDVSVTAIREDGTKDTRTREISLTVPSTAFALHNRTVKYEKRLDMGFFEADGMNGFGRQFAARIYPLAYAKAYYERVNKESTFAPVKDAEADFPSMVENYEAEIFANDAVYGVQKNVFGTSDEGARNAMAGAWTCLFARTGGKLFDLKKKMKDRYVESSPKDLCRATQFIVGGPSGERKSLTELLDEIGGGGMAGEARDQLNKQTTVHIRNFSNPSYNWVLSRSYEWKQNDQDWSEDGAGDSQEPPNSDKDAVSGDNEMEMPDSNFETDVLDNIIDRTYEVDIGSDVRTSSSGSENPTVTTPSFEDSENWSVDSDNKVRTDKSISVEKRSRMDGSADSSWQDLHTVAVTVEKSYKRTKVWEYDGPEDLGPTETRESTSSVTYEVEVTTKANHSERSIIADKGVSNIYEGGPSDADGRPPRYFDDVPERALTTVLSVGGASSVESELEDISPEDVHGEGALRSKVVNDDDKIVLGPSELFEDGERGEVRDWLRAEITETNDRVNSSTADWATMEVSRMDMATDDDVFSTLKQRLRDRRDAIVYRDSRTGYDTITEKARAELRLVYVRQMRRWMDEVESRRNDARGNVNQNLSDSVEGTENALTDGLQFANGALEDAPDLVGTSPPGEIGNSDVYDDVTFRVETAPSYLSLSPVTRNTVPEVRPRGETVSDPENTFHASMAARNNALLPNPGAPVVPWPSFWYVSVNNVNVRVNGEYARFAASARTGGPSAESATTYVRQPQPVHLEINGLRHRVGRVEAVNFSSMTSVVLATPGGTVMPYGSLGAGDRVSEKPGATKHELTECSVTWPYVGPGFSPEKQDPSKCANIPNDGGTTASNEELLIGALSGDGDDMIDLAFGDDDDFETSACDLPDEDDDNKVRASVNVAGDAGKHVFSDVEQVRVRPADDDDEDETDGCPDEHFDVTFIDLGKGDSVLFEYQSKDGETETMLVDAGANAPARYEDDLSNTLAAEMDGEDHTIDHLVVSHNHSDHLNLIDDLLEDEENDFDIENVHFSGSSTGSGTEADIAEALDGEASTEILRAGDSIRFGDATARVLRPEGTGDVDEKSVVMKVIYEDFTVLTTGDIRQDQEQALVEEQYLADVDVLQASHHGTSAEGETVVSEELLAATTPKSIVISNSNRRRRNQEFAPDCGVFDRAEVADIPVYWTAVHEDVTFVTGVFGPVVGPMDGETAPSALRERLPYPCGDDEEAIYLVQDQHQVVWPSRVKYADRGTHSGVA
- a CDS encoding secretion system protein, whose protein sequence is MSGTERTVRFLAKLYPYEVEASQELIESLAFVESPVDARTVVRSGYGAGIVTLLVVLPLLALPIPLWGVFLFSFIAALGAIQVVHSFPRLLAAFRRTRALGETPDLIGRAVLRMQIQPSTETAIRFAAETGYGPLAKSLQAHIDQSLGTAESGLLSFADEWAEEFPALRRSAHLLSTAEDAPEGERGRTLERSLHAVLTGTREQMADFTEQIRGPTTALYAFGVMLPLALVALLPAMRMADIRPGIGAYVLLYDVLLPTMLVVTSVWLLQRRPAAFPPPQVTRSHPDVNQNLALIALAAGGSAAAAFASVQAFAVGYLAPIVALGIGPGVALYLYFKPIKSVGDHVRAIEKHLVDALYLVGRQVSEGESVEAGLEQAADKVPAETGDLFEQAAGVQRRLHVDVDEAFNGAYGALNDVPSPRANGTAALLSIASNEGKPAGRAVVAMADHLEELQEVEREAKRQLSMVTGTLDQTASFFGPIIAGATIALSKVIESRSQGASLSMSGSAEVASGSVDAAGQAANSAGAASSQATVAFPTESLAIVVGAYVLMMSVILTTLSVGLKHGLDRTLVGCAVGKALFTAMLLFTGTFLLTNGLIG
- a CDS encoding type II/IV secretion system ATPase subunit — translated: MSEEENASDDSSMLERLGLNAVADWFGSSDSAADCACTVSIDGTTAHVDASDCDGDLATADACRRTAISGMTERSIERIFVESQGLQHRYAGDGVRVLSAAAEFHRLVENRDERLAELVQVDPLAVAERIETRVGPIAEIGRQSGLTRAADGIESLEAALDPGVGLSVGHYFVRQSIDDGARLEDMESLDTGSEARVYERPNSVPLYAVDVVDTSLSAKQRTLLLECYEAIANGKVTGERAASRALEYVTDESVEPRLAAVVSKHTQGYGILEDLFADPRVTDVYVTSPVGENPLRVVVDGQSMTTNVHLTPEGGGALASRIRKISGRAFSRAQPTVDATATLDRGTGVRVAGVKSPVAEGTAFAFREQAEDRFTLPELVANGTMPSEAAAFLSVAIQRNAAALIAGTRGAGKTTLLGTLLYELTPDTRTVVIEDTPELPVTQLQNVDRDVQALRTGTGDGPEITAADALRTALRLGDGALVVGEIRGEEAEVLYEAMRVGANANAVLGTIHGDGAEDVYERVVSDLGVEPSSFGATDLVVTVQAYRTPDGRKRRLSAIEEVIVDDDGIRFAPLYEIDGDQAVSTDRVDRGKSRFLNRLTGPAESYADLRADVAERAAELEDIAADRRTAPSEVAAAYATRGQ
- a CDS encoding ATP-binding protein yields the protein MTFVLGRGDDEDDDRPTGYLGTYRALDGSSGAPLHLDLDGPHASLVVGKRGYGKSFTLGVVAEELARGYGVAPVVVDPMGVFTTLAEPAEDDANPVPADVISNPSVTPNSLDPRSWCALLDLAPESGAGGLVWQAAQSADSIAGMREHVAQADAKEADERAAKNHLDLADAWDVFDPDGLDAADLASSAVTVVDVSGLDHAPMNAVCRGIGEALYRARIDEEIERLPWLLLDEAHAFFDGVAEAALEMILTRGRAPGVSIVMATQRPSVVPEVAISQSDVIISHRLTSTTDLDALRSAQPTYMDGGLDERMPTVPGEVLIVDDATETVHTAKIRWRDTPHGGDDPNASDADV